aaccaaccaagcgttggtatgtcaagtttggttgtcatattttagtgaatcaaaactcatttaatgagtcgcttgattatatgctagagttaACTTcgcataggttagcttgaaagtattaggatatgtgaCATTACAAGTAtgacgtgaagacttgaagaatgtgaagaagtaaagagctacaacgatgacatcatccttccacttgaggttagaaatatttgacttgaactgtttcattcccaaacatatctttcaagtcgtgcatattgaaaacataattgcgaagctatgaatgattatactccagttagacgtagtattaaggaatacaatacgaagtataacgcttatcttttgaaattcgtatataagacatcgacataatcgtttgaatgctattgtgattacgtatgggtatgaggtaagatttcgtcctaggaaacatttacactcgtttaaaggaagtacattcatgaacttgttttgtgaatcgaaagggaaatcgctaggcttattggtattgttattcattgcatatcttttgagttaccaatatgtgtgtttagtataaccgctcatgacttgtttatgttcttggaaaaactattcacaaggcttgacttttgtacttgtatgacttttattagtgaaacggatcttaagtaatcacctaagatggtatgatcgatttgttgtaattggtatgaccaactctagacattcggggaccgatcctagtaagaggtacaaccgatcacaaaaggggaatcgatccttgtaagaggtgcaacaagtttctagttattgggaaccaatcctatgaacatgtgcaacacgtttttagttattgggaaccgatcctatggacatgtgcaccaaatacaagttagataccatatatatgtgggaaccgatcctagtacctagtaaaccaagttttggtaactagtgtgactaattctatTACCCACATGGAggcagaaccgaaacttgttttggtagaaccgtgaaacccatgtttggtgatttgataggataatcaatcacatagttcttggaagtcagacgaaccaattctaaacttgtttggaagtgtggaaaatcggttccaagattgtaagtatgaaaaatgacttacaaagtaaatatgtcgacatactttgaacatgcgcaataacgcttatcttttattgttcaaagatattccttaatagctaaaggagaatccggatcgaaataaattaagaatcttttaattatggtttttagttttgcatatctttagaaaataaaaattagtaatgtgcatttactagttggagattttctaagagattttcggtcaatatttggacaaagcatttccaggaattatggaaatcgaatttggaaatatattgcatatcttgagaatattttcggttttggaaatttcttggtgtccgaACTTCTTTGGTATAtagatattgaagtttgcatttcaagcaaaataatcctcagagccagtaaaactacctagttgtgttgttatcgGTGCAACAAccaattcggagaggaaagtaacctaattaggcgaaatctcttacagccgctcggtttaaagacttatttgagattgagaagctctattagtaccgttggtgggaaactagataattgcggtttattattagttttcgattgatttgattgactgacggttgttgaactttgattgcacctagtttgtttatgcctgagaatcttctctttgtcATGTACCCAATTATTTGAGACCGAGTCGCGTGACTGAGTTGGATTCAGACTCACCAGGTTAGCTAGGGTAATCAGTGTGTGTAGGAATTCTATTTCCTCGAGTTCcgtttcttgtctctttttcttATTTGATGTATTTTGGGTCGTTGATGTCCTTCTTCTCAGACTGGTGTTTAAATACCCAATCACTGTAAGACTCTAAAATTCATGAATGAAAAACTAAATTGCTTTCAATTTTGAAGGTTAGGCTCTGCTTGCAGAGAGAAAGCAGCTTGCTTCCAGTTATCCTTGATCATTTCCTTGTAGTTGTACCTCAGtacactacaattggtatcagattcaCTCTTGGAACCTGTTTCCATGGCTAACAAACAGTCCATCGCAGAGCTCACCCAAAGTGTTGCTCAAAACACTACTTCCATCACTGAAATCAGAGATCAACTCGATTCTTTGAGTTCTTCAGTCACCGATGTCAAATCTACATTGGCTCTTATTCTTGGCTTACTGAAGAACAATCACTCACAACACCATCCAGGTCCATCTTCTGATAAATCTCAATTTACACCTCTCAACAATATCTCTCAACTCATTAAAACAATTTCTCATTCTAGCAACAATCGAATTTCCCGAACTCCAAAGGTCGATTTTCCCAGATTTAATGGCAGTAACCCTCGTGGTTGGGCTCTTAAGTTTGAAAGATATTTCGCATTTCACAAATTTCCGGAAGAGGAGCGAGTGGATTTAGATGCTATTCATTTCGATTCACAGGTGGATTCATGGTTTATGAACTATCAACAAGGTAAATAATCTATTCCTTGGACTACATTTGTTCATGATTTATGTGCTCGATTTGAGGATGTTGCACAAGATAATTATGTGGGAAGTTTCAATAAATTATCTCAAACTACAACTGTAGAAGATTATTTCGATAAAGGGGAGCACTATAAATGGTTCATGGAATCTAATAATCCTGGCTTACCTGAAAGTTTTTATACCCTTAGCTTCTTTAGTGGTTTAAAGGAGGATATCTGAGCTACTGTGTGAATGTTCAAACCAGCAACAACAACTGAGGCTTTTGTCTTAGGAAGGTTACAACAAGCTTCTTTACTTCATcacccaaaacctaataaaaatttTCTAGACCTTTTGTTCCAACACCATTATCTGTGTTCCACCCACCCTCTATTGTTAAATCATTCTTCTCTCCTCATACCACTTAAAATAAACAACTTACTTCTTCTAATCCAATTGTAACCCACCCAACTTCTCCACCAAGTACTTCCATTGACAATTCTTTACCACCTATCAAGATTCTTACTCATGCCCAAATGCAAGTGAGAAAATACAAAGGGttatgttataattgtgatgagttCTATAGACAGGGCCACAAGTGCAAGACACAACAGTTATTTATGCTCATACCTGATGAGGAGATGAAGGATTCAACACCAGTGTTTCCTGCTGACTTCAATGTTTCTTCACCAACTACTAGTGACTCTAATATTGAGATATCTTTACATGCTTTAACAGGACATGTAGTTCATGATACAATTAAAGTTTCAGGCCATTTGAAGAAACATCCTATTATGGTTCTAGTGGATACTGGGAGTGCCCATAGTTTCATTGACTCAAGTATTGTCAAGAAACTAAACATTCATGCTTCTCCCACAGGGCACATGGTAGTGACAGTGGCAAATGGTGAAAGAATCACTAGTCATGGTCTTTGTCAGAACATTCAATGGGAAATGCAGGGGCATCAATTTTCCTTTGACTTAAGGGTGCTACCACTAGGAGGATATGACATGGTTTTAGGATCTGATTGGTTACAAAAGTTGGGAGATGTCACATTCAACTTTACTCAGTTGAAGATTTCCTTTCTTCATCATGGAATCTATATCACACTTCAGGGAAGTTCTTCTAAACCTTCTCTTCATCTTATTGAGGGTTCTTCTTTAAGAAAGTTTATCAAGACAATACTCCAACACTAATTGGCCATTTCTTTGTTGTTTCTGCATCACCTCCTCCACCTATTTCTCCTCCAATTAGTGCAGTATTGGATACCTTTTCTGATGTATTTGCAGAACCTACTACACTCCCACCTTCCAGAACTTTGGACCACAAAATTCCACTCAAGCCAAACTCTACCCCTACTTCGCAGAGGGCTTATAAATGCCCTTACATTCATAAATATGTGGTTGAACAATTGGTCCAAGAGATGCTTTCTGCAAGGGTTATTCAAAATAGTAACAGCCCATTTACTTCCCCAATTCTCCTTGTGAAGAAGAAAGATGGcacatggagattttgtgttgattatagaaAACTAAATGAGTCCACCATTAAGGATAAATTTCCTATTCCATTGATTGATGAGCTATTGGATGAACTCAAAGGAGAAGTTATCTTTTCTAAAATAGATTTAAGGTCTGGATATCATCAACTCAGAGTCTTTGGTCCTGACATTCACAAAACAGCTTTTAGAACTCATCATGGACATTACGAGTTTAAAGTGATGCCCTTTGGCCTCACCAATGCACCTGCTACATTTAAATATCTGATGAATGAAGTACTTCAGCCATTTTTAAGGAAATTTGTGCTTGTCTTCTTTGATGATATACTCATTTATAGCAAATCCATGGCAGATTTTGTTCTACACTTACAACAAGTTTTCTCTCTACTGGGGCAACATTTATTATTTTCCAAACTGTCTAAATGTGTTTTTGCTCAGCCTCAGCTAGATTATTTGGGACATCTCATCTCTGCAGAGGGAGTGGCTGCGGACCCTGACAAAATTGCTGCTATGACCACTTGGCCATTACCTACCAACTTGAAGCAGTTAAGGGGATTCTTGGGTCTCACATGCTACTATAGAATATTTACTAAGGGCTATGATACTATCTCTAAACCTCTTACTGATATGCTTAAGAAAGATGCATTTCATTGGTCAACATCAGCACATGAAACTTTCAATACACTCAAAACTGCAATGACAATGGCTTCAGCGTTGGCCCTCCCTGACTTTTCAAAACAGTTCATGCTGGAAACTGATGCTTGTGGCAGAGGAGTGGGAGCAGTGCTCATGCAAGAGGGTAGgccaattttatttttcagtAAATCTTTGGGTCGTAAATCTTTAGCTCTCTCCACCATGACAGAGAATTCTTGGCCATTGTTATGGTTGTATAAAAATGGAGATATTACCTTTCTCATAGTAAATTCATTATCAAGACTGATCACCAGAGTTTACAATAACTAATGGATCATGAACTTTCTACTGCCTTATAACAGAAGTGGCTAACCAAGTTGATGGGATTTGGTTATATCATCCAATACAAGAAGGGTAAAGAGAATGTGGTTGTTGATGCCTTATCCAGAGTACCAATTTTATCTGCAGACTACAATGCCATTTCTTTGAGCAATGCACAGTGGGCACAAGATATTATCTCAAGTTATAAAGGTGATTATGTGGCTCAACAACTTATAGCATCCTTACTTGTGTCTCCAGATCAGCCAAAATTTTCATATTCACAAGGCATACTCAGATTCAAAGGCAGACTATACATTGGGTCAAGTAATGAGGTGAGAAATTCCATTCTCCAATCTTTACACTCTTTTGCTATTGGGGGTCACTCAGGCATGCTAGGTACTTATCATAAAGAAAAATCTCACTTCTTTTGGCCAAATATGAAGCATGATATAATACAGTTTGTGGCTACTTGTGAGGTGTGTCAATGAAACAAGGGTTCTACTTATTTTCTTAGTGGACTTTTACAACCCTCGCCCATACCAGAGAGAGCATGGAAGGATATTTTAATGGATTTTATTGAAGGACTTCCTTTATCCAATAAGAAGAGTGTCATCTTGGTCATTATGGATATACTTACAAAATATAGTCACTTTATTCCATTGAGCCATCCCTTCACAGCTATGTCAATAGCTAAAGAGTTTCTCAACAACATATTTAAGCTACATGGCTTACCAGGCTCTATAGTAAGAGACAAAAATTTTGTAAGTCATTTTTGGCAGGCTTTGTTCAAGTCATTAGGCATCACTCTCAAGCTCTCAACTGCATACCATCCacaaacagatggacaaactgagAGAATTAATGCCTGTGTGGAGCAGTACCTACGATGTATGACTAGTTCTAATCCTAAGCGATGGACACAATGGCTAGATCTTGCAGAATGGTGGTTCAACACAAACTATCACTCTAGTCTAAAGATGTCACAATTTCAAGCCTTATATGGTTATCAGCCTCCTCATCTCATTTTTCAAGCCTTGGCTACAACTTCAGTTGCTTCTGTGGAGAGTTATTTGAAGGAGAGAGATGTTATGTTGCAACTACTGAAGGAAGATCTAGAAAAGGCATAAGATCGTATGAAGTTCTATGCTGATAAGAAAAGATTGGATAGAGAATTTTCAGTGGGTGACATGGTATTtcttaagcttcaaccttatcGTCAGTCTTCTGTTGCTATCCGCAAGAACTTCAAGCTCTATGCCAAATATTTTGGTCCCTTTGCAATTCTGAAAAGAGTTGGAGCAGTGGCTTATAAGTTACAATTGCCAGTCGGGTCTCGCATCCACCCTGTCTTCCATGTGTCCCAGCTAAAGAAACAAATTGGACTCTCAGCTTCTACTCTACCATTTTTGCCTGTGGTGGATAATAATGGTCATTTTGTTGTTGAACCAGTGGCTGTTTTGGACACTCGAAACACTCTCAAGGGAAACCAGTTTGTGCGTCAAGTTCTCATCCAATGGTTCAACTCTTCTGCGGAGGATGCTACCTGGGAAGACACGGCTCACATACAAGCTCAATTTCCAGAATTTATACTTGAGGAAAAGGATTTTTAAAGGGAGGGGCATTGTCATGTACCCAACTCCTTGAGACCGAGTCGCGTGACTGAGTTGGATACAGACTCACCAGGTTATCTAGGGTAATCAGTGTGTGTAGGAATTTTATTTCCCCAAGTTatgtttcttgtctctttttcttATTTGATGTATTTTGGGCCGTTGATGTCCTTTTTCTCAGATTGGTGTTTAAATACCCAATCAATGTAAGACCCTAAAATTCATGAACGAAAAACTAAATTTCTTTCAATTTTGAAGGTTAGGCTCTGCTTGCAGAGAGAAAGCAGCTTGCTGCTAGTTATCCTTGATCATTTCCATTTAGTTATACCTCAGTACACTAcactcttttgatataagattcactcaaactagatcgaagtttcgacggggatctttagactttttgtagttctaaagacgtcttgtgataatcaattgttaacagactccgttctgtgtgtgattgatcacaagagattcgagttgattgtgtgcaggtgttcattgaagatctaagaagattttaagacgaagaagatttctgatttgggttcataacctttggtgtgcacaatacttgtttcgtctggaaaaggatccaactataatcggtttatctttgtgatagatctgattgattagttaagtagatcgacatcaatacaattatttgtgattaaaagtattgattgcaaaatcttgacaattactttggtaattgttattggatagatctaaggacctgacaaaggattttattgggataaacggaagagccttttttcgaactcatatcacttggttgaaaagagttgttaccaaacagatttgtgttcctttactgtttggaatacgaaccaatggaattgttccaagtgcgtgacttattaacaagttggaggcgcatggatacagacggaactaggtgaattataggtttaattgcttggtctcaactatacaaatttgttttagattttgtatagcggcttaatcctgagagtactcaattctggacaaggtcccggggtttttctgcatttgcggtttccctgttaacaaaatcttgccgtgtcttttacttttatatttccgttattataattagaagtaaaatacacaaacattaattcctatttacttgatagtaatactATTGTGTTtcgttaagtctgaaccttttatcaagtaaacatacttcgttgctgTATTGTctagatcttgtatccatagtcaatcacacaagttatcctgctgtgtgaaccaattagttgtattgtctcgactcagtacatagacaatcactttcagagaaaggacttatagatggAAAAGTTATAGATTGAGgtacatttgggtaccctcgtcttttcagtcccTTCTTTGTAAGAATCCACGAGTACTTTATACCTTAGATATATACCATCAGCCAAGTATTAACCTTCAGTGTATCTGTGACCATTTATGACATATACGCACCGAGGGGATATACCATTATTGACGTCGTCAAACGCATCAGAATGATTCAAAACATTGATATCATTGTTCCACCCAAGCTTTCCAAAATATCCATGCCAAAACCATCTATCGAAAGAAGCAACATCCTCTAAGATGACCGTGGGTGCTCTCTTTTGGCCCGAATAAAGTTGACCTGACCTGTACGTTGGGAAGGCCCCCAATTGCCAGTGGAGACAATCAATACTTCCTAGCATCCCAGGAAAACCTCGCCCAACATTCTCTATCAACAACCTTTTTGTATCATCCTTTGAGGGCCTACGTATATATTTATCGTTAGAACCATACATCAATGCATCAAGAAACCTCTTCAGATACCTGTAGATGGTAGGCGCATCCATTGCAGTATAATCTTCAATCCTATCCGGAGGAACTGCCTTGCACAAGCACTTCATGACGACAATCATTTTCATGTGTGGTGAGTGACCCATAATTCCAGCAGCATCGGTACGTTGTTCGAAGTTAGGGTTCATCTCTATAGTTTTTCTTAAGATACGAAGAAATAGTGGTCGATACATACCAAAACGACAATGGAATTTTTTTCTTCCCGTAAACACAGTTGAAGTTGAAGTAATCTTGCACTATCCTGGCATCGGCGGAGACACGGTCCCTATGAACTATTTTCCTAGATGTCACTTGAACTGGCACAGGTTGATATAAATCACGAGCATCTTGTACAATTCTTAGATACCCTAATACGACATTATCGGTGTCTGAGTCATCCATTTCGTAATTAGCCCCCGTTTTCATTCTCATAAGTGTTCTAAAATAATTCATGGAGCACCGAAATTCGAACAACgaagttttgatgatgataatataTTGATAATTGAAAGATGAAAAATGATAATTAAAAGATTGAAGATAACTGACTTGGTGTGGTTTATATGAAGCTATGTGCTCGATATTTATATGTATTGCGTCCCTAAATTGATAGATGAAAAATGGTGGAATCCGTGACCGTTGGATTCTTTTAACCGTTGAAAATCCGGTGGCTCAAAACAGAGCGAGGATCTTGTCCTCGCTTTTATTTGGAATCGTTAGACGATCAATGGTGGAAAATCGACCGATCATCAAACTTTGGCTCCAACGTTCAAATTCTTGGGCGATGAAGGATCTTTCGCTGGGAGATGTTTAAATCCTCTCTATTGTTTTCAGATGTACGATCTCAACGTGCAGAATCATTGTGCGATTATCATCATCACCCACCAACGACtctattgaaattgaaaattcctATATATACGGCTGTTTTGGTGAAGCAATTTTCACACCAAACTCTACATATTCATCTATCTCCTGatacctcttttttttttcttcaaaaatggTTAATTTCTCCACGAAATAAGATGTTTCCCTAGCAAGAGCCATAGTCAGTATCACAAGAGATGGGATTGTCGGACATCAACAAAGGGGTAGGAGACTTTGACATCGAATTTTAACAGAATACAACAAACAATTTACAATTCCAACCACACGAACCATAACTTTTCTCCATCACAGAGCGTATATCCTTAAAAATGAGGTTAATTTGTATGTTGCATGTGTAGACCCATATCTGAGAAGTGGACCGAGCAGTTGAGACGATGAACTGAAGGTAAAAGGTCCATGAAACCATACAAAGATTATTGTAtttatatatttgtttattttgattaaaaaatcTATTTCTAATACGTCTTACATATGTGTTGCAGTATCAGGCAAGTCAAAGGCAATATGAGCTAGGTCCGCCCACCAATGTTTGGAAATATGAGCAAGTACTCCAAGTATGGAAAGAAACTATGgaggatgaaaaagcgggggtctaacaaccacacccaatatttcgcttagaaatctgtatggactaactccaatatacttttaagaggatcaactagacagtcagactcaatcttattaaaagtatatcaaagagtttcgctccttacatctctgatcccagcaggatactacgcacttgatttcgttagatgatctcacccacaactaagagttgctacgacccaaagtcggagactttaataaataaatttgtatcacacagaaaagtctacggtaatagataaatctgtctcccacagaaatacctacgagttttttttccgtcttttgataaatcaaggtgaacatgaaccaattgataacccagacttatatttccgaaaaacagcctagaattataaatcacctcacaataatcttaatcgactagcgaaagaagatattgcggaatcacaaacgatgagacgaaggtgtttgtaacttcttttatatcttgcctatcggagaaatcaatctcaatccaatcttccgattgtactcaaatatgatagaaacaacaagatcagatcacgcaactacagagaaaatagttggatctggcttcacaatcccaatgaagtcttcaagtcgttaacctacagggtctcgagaagaaacctaaggttaaagaaaaatcgactctagctaatacaattagtatcacacaagaggtgtggggattaggtttcccagttgttattctcatttatatagtctttcaaataagggtttgcaatcaatgttatcttagtaacaaagcattcaatattcactgttagatgaaaacctgattagattcaagctaatatctttcaaccgttagatcgaaacttagcttgaaatgcacgttttaggtttgtgtaaccgtacccaaacatgaacatttagttggttcaatagtagttaaccaaatggttagcgatatgagcactttcatatcaaccatattcttctttaccacaactagttcaaatgactcaaatggactagttagagatttgttcaattgcttagatcttatagaagtatacaagacacaatcgaagaaaaaacgatttgattcactcgtcAATTCatgactttatagccacggtttgcgattatgcattccttagtttatataagtttgagttcacgaataaccgtttttagaaaataaccaacctaagtacgcggacttaagtacccggaatatgtttgttttcagttcacaaactccatcagattttcacgggacgtgaacttccgatggtgagcgtactggtacgcggactttagttccgggtttcctgagaagcaaagtgcgcatactttggttcaaggaataaggacttacacatatgtgtaactacacaatgtttatatccttacaaggttatatattttaaactctcattttaatcattgaaacattcttagaggacgtt
The sequence above is a segment of the Papaver somniferum cultivar HN1 unplaced genomic scaffold, ASM357369v1 unplaced-scaffold_125, whole genome shotgun sequence genome. Coding sequences within it:
- the LOC113331596 gene encoding uncharacterized protein LOC113331596, yielding MNPNFEQRTDAAGIMGHSPHMKMIVVMKCLCKAVPPDRIEDYTAMDAPTIYRYLKRFLDALMYGSNDKYIRRPSKDDTKRLLIENVGRGFPGMLGSIDCLHWQLGAFPTYRSGQLYSGQKRAPTVILEDVASFDRWFWHGYFGKLGWNNDINVLNHSDAFDDVNNGISPRCVYVINGHRYTEG